One Brassica oleracea var. oleracea cultivar TO1000 chromosome C7, BOL, whole genome shotgun sequence genomic window carries:
- the LOC106304894 gene encoding bidirectional sugar transporter SWEET14, with translation MALNVLAFTFGIMGNIISFIVFLAPVPTFVRICKKKSIEGFQSLPYVSALFSAMLWIYYALQKDGSGFLLITINAVGCFIETIYIILFITYANKKARISTLKVLGLLNFLGFAAIILVCELLTKKSNREKVLGGICVGFSVCVFAAPLSIMRVVIRTKSVEFMPFSLSLFLTLSAITWLFYGLAIKDFYVALPNILGAFLGAVQMILYIIFKYYKAPKVDDTEKPKTVQDHSIDMVKLASTTPVSGDMTVYPQTHAGDLEGQMEKKVTNQIQT, from the exons ATGGCTCTAAACGTATTGGCCTTTACATTTGGAATCATGG GCAACATCATATCATTTATCGTTTTCTTGGCGCCAGT GCCAACGTTTGTTAGGATCTGCAAGAAAAAATCTATAGAAGGCTTTCAATCACTTCCGTATGTGTCAGCGCTCTTTAGCGCGATGCTATGGATTTACTACGCTCTGCAGAAAGATGGATCAGGCTTCCTTCTGATTACCATAAATGCCGTTGGATGCTTCATCGAAACCATCTACATCATCCTCTTCATAACCTATGCTAACAAGAAAGCTAGA ATATCAACTTTGAAGGTTCTTGGACTCTTGAATTTCTTGGGTTTTGCCGCTATTATTCTTGTCTGTGAGCTCTTGACCAAAAAGTCGAACCGTGAGAAAGTCCTTGGAGGGATTTGCGTCGGATTTTCGGTTTGCGTCTTTGCAGCACCTTTGAGCATCATG AGAGTGGTGATACGAACAAAGAGTGTCGAGTTTATGCCCTTCTCTCTATCATTGTTTCTTACACTCAGCGCCATTACGTGGCTCTTCTACGGTCTTGCTATCAAAGACTTCTACGTTGCG CTTCCAAATATATTGGGTGCATTTCTCGGAGCAGTTCAAATGATTCTCTACATCATATTCAAGTACTACAAGGCTCCAAAAGTTGATGACACAGAGAAACCCAAAACGGTGCAGGATCACTCCATTGACATGGTCAAGCTCGCATCAACAACCCCAGTTTCCGGTGATATGACGGTTTATCCTCAAACTCATGCGGGTGATCTAGAGGGTCAGATGGAAAAGAAAGTGACAAACCAAATCCAAACTTAA